The Bombus fervidus isolate BK054 chromosome 1, iyBomFerv1, whole genome shotgun sequence genome includes a window with the following:
- the LOC139986088 gene encoding arylsulfatase I isoform X1, translating to MYSLQRIVGYRTVILLLYHELDFEMNLAFILQFFAVLFLSDLIVTTVGTVFFSSLFSLPKVKINFQPPKTKQKPHIIIILADDLGWNDVSFHGSDQIPTPNIDALAYNGIILNNHYVPALCTPSRSALMTGKNPIHLGMQHSVLYPSEPRGLPLSEKLLPQYLQEIGYKTHAVGKWHLGYFKKQYTPTYRGFDSHFGYWNGLEDYYTHIAQEPDPLYNEYRGFDMRRNLTVAWDTAGKYATDLFTNEAVRLINEHNTECPMFLYLAHLAVHKGNENQLLRAPDEEIAKFSYILDPERRIQAAVVSKLDQSVGDVMDALRSRGMLENSIVIFMSDNGAPTNGVLSNQGSNYPLRGIKNSPWEGGTRGVAAIWSPLIRKSKRVSNQMMFMSDWLPTLLSAAGVDRIQLGNIDGFDLWPSLVSDKISPRSEIVINIDDLADYVAIRRGDFKYIIGRTETGIAWLGASGDSSEGVSPRYDPYKVLYSKTGVAISGIITAKQAMELNEKKKENIRIVYDTSSKTNFQEEILTSEDIIKMRTKAQIKCNVTERDKIPCEPMIAPCLFNIKQDPCEMVNLAERNPVILAIFQTILIRHRLTMIPPSNLDGDPRSDPSLWNNTWTSWAEPNPLMLAYKNIKQPEYYADRTIAVMSIICCFFVIGAIIAFNYKKTNSNNLRNPEYQNYHEGVTCTIDNSEVTFSSVVPDTRRNDTPRHEDIN from the exons ATGTACAGCTTACAACGAATAGTTGGATACAGGACAGTCATTCTTCTCCTTTACCATGAAC TTGATTTCGAGATGAACCTCGCATTTATACTACAGTTTTTTGCCGTGCTATTTCTTTCGGATTTAATAGTAACAACCGTGGGCACGGTTTTCTTCTCATCCTTATTTTCGCTGCCGAAAGTGAAAATTAACTTTCAACCGCCGAAAACTAAACAGAAGCCACATATCATCATTATTCTTGCTGATGACTTG GGTTGGAACGACGTAAGCTTTCACGGATCGGATCAAATTCCTACGCCGAACATCGACGCCCTTGCATACAATGGTATCATCTTAAATAATCATTACGTTCCGGCATTGTGCACGCCAAGCAGATCCGCTTTGATGACTGGAAAAAACCCGATTCATCTGGGTATGCAACATTCTGTTCTCTATCCATCCGAACCACGAGGGCTTCCTCTAAGTGAGAAACTATTACCGCAG TATTTACAGGAGATAGGCTATAAAACACACGCTGTGGGAAAATGGCATTTAGGATATTTCAAAAAACAATATACTCCGACGTATCGTGGATTTGACTCACATTTTGGATATTGGAACGGTCTTGAGGATTATTACACTCATATCGCGCAAGAACca GATCCACTATATAACGAATACAGAGGCTTCGATATGAGGCGAAATCTGACAGTGGCATGGGACACTGCAGGAAAATACGCTACCGATCTGTTCACAAACGAAGCTGTGCGACTGATTAACGAACACAATACTGAATGTCCAATGTTTCTATACCTGGCTCACTTGGCCGTCCATAAGGGCAATGAAAATCAACTACTACGAGCACCGGACGAAGAAATCGCCAAATTTTCATACATTCTCGACCCGGAAAGAAGAATCCAAGCAG CCGTTGTATCGAAATTGGACCAAAGCGTCGGCGATGTGATGGACGCACTGCGAAGTCGCGGTATGTTGGAAAATAGCATAGTAATCTTCATGAGCGATAACGGTGCACCAACCAACGGTGTACTGAGCAATCAAGGCAGCAATTACCCTCTTCGTGGT ATAAAGAACAGTCCATGGGAAGGTGGAACGAGAGGAGTCGCAGCTATCTGGAGTCCCCTGATTAGAAAATCTAAAAGAGTGTCGAATCAAATGATGTTCATGTCCGATTGGCTACCTACGCTTCTATCTGCAGCAG GAGTGGACAGGATACAACTCGGAAACATCGATGGATTCGATCTCTGGCCATCCTTGGTGTCGGACAAAATCAGTCCCAGATCCGAAATAGTTATCAACATCGATGACCTCGCTGATTATGTTGCTATTAGACGAGgcgattttaaatatatcattgGTCGGACTGAAACTGGTATCGCCTGGCTTGGGGCAAGTGGAGACTCATCCGAGGGCGTTTCCCCTCGATACGATCCTTACAAAGTGTTGTACAGCAAAACTGGTGTCGCTATTTCTGGTATTATTACCGCTAAACAAGCGATGGAactaaacgaaaagaaaaaagaaaacataagAATCGTGTACGATACTTCTTCAAAAACCAATTTTCAAGAGGAGATACTTACCAGCGAGGACATTATCAAAATGCGAACAAAAGCACaaataaagtgtaacgttacaGAGAGAGATAAG aTCCCTTGCGAGCCAATGATAGCACCATGTCtctttaatataaaacaggaTCCTTGCGAAATGGTGAATCTTGCTGAGAGAAATCCTGTGATTTTAGCTATATTTCAAACGATTCTTATTAGGCACAGATTAACCATGATACCTCCTAGTAATTTGGATGGAGATCCCAGATCGGATCCATCGCTTTGGAATAACACCTGGACCAGTTGGGCCGAACCTAATCCATTAATGCTCGcttataagaatattaagcAGCCTGAATATTACGCCGATCGGACGATCGCAGTAATGTCTATCATTTGTTGTTTTTTCGTCATTGGAGCAATCATTGCTTTTAACTATAAGAAAACTAATTCGAACAACTTGCGGAATCCTGAATATCAGAATTATCATGAAGGAGTCACTTGTACTATAGATAACAGCGAAGTAACATTTTCTAGTGTTGTACCAGATACAAGACGAAATGATACACCTAGACACGAAGATATAAATTGA
- the LOC139986088 gene encoding arylsulfatase B isoform X2, whose amino-acid sequence MNLAFILQFFAVLFLSDLIVTTVGTVFFSSLFSLPKVKINFQPPKTKQKPHIIIILADDLGWNDVSFHGSDQIPTPNIDALAYNGIILNNHYVPALCTPSRSALMTGKNPIHLGMQHSVLYPSEPRGLPLSEKLLPQYLQEIGYKTHAVGKWHLGYFKKQYTPTYRGFDSHFGYWNGLEDYYTHIAQEPDPLYNEYRGFDMRRNLTVAWDTAGKYATDLFTNEAVRLINEHNTECPMFLYLAHLAVHKGNENQLLRAPDEEIAKFSYILDPERRIQAAVVSKLDQSVGDVMDALRSRGMLENSIVIFMSDNGAPTNGVLSNQGSNYPLRGIKNSPWEGGTRGVAAIWSPLIRKSKRVSNQMMFMSDWLPTLLSAAGVDRIQLGNIDGFDLWPSLVSDKISPRSEIVINIDDLADYVAIRRGDFKYIIGRTETGIAWLGASGDSSEGVSPRYDPYKVLYSKTGVAISGIITAKQAMELNEKKKENIRIVYDTSSKTNFQEEILTSEDIIKMRTKAQIKCNVTERDKIPCEPMIAPCLFNIKQDPCEMVNLAERNPVILAIFQTILIRHRLTMIPPSNLDGDPRSDPSLWNNTWTSWAEPNPLMLAYKNIKQPEYYADRTIAVMSIICCFFVIGAIIAFNYKKTNSNNLRNPEYQNYHEGVTCTIDNSEVTFSSVVPDTRRNDTPRHEDIN is encoded by the exons ATGAACCTCGCATTTATACTACAGTTTTTTGCCGTGCTATTTCTTTCGGATTTAATAGTAACAACCGTGGGCACGGTTTTCTTCTCATCCTTATTTTCGCTGCCGAAAGTGAAAATTAACTTTCAACCGCCGAAAACTAAACAGAAGCCACATATCATCATTATTCTTGCTGATGACTTG GGTTGGAACGACGTAAGCTTTCACGGATCGGATCAAATTCCTACGCCGAACATCGACGCCCTTGCATACAATGGTATCATCTTAAATAATCATTACGTTCCGGCATTGTGCACGCCAAGCAGATCCGCTTTGATGACTGGAAAAAACCCGATTCATCTGGGTATGCAACATTCTGTTCTCTATCCATCCGAACCACGAGGGCTTCCTCTAAGTGAGAAACTATTACCGCAG TATTTACAGGAGATAGGCTATAAAACACACGCTGTGGGAAAATGGCATTTAGGATATTTCAAAAAACAATATACTCCGACGTATCGTGGATTTGACTCACATTTTGGATATTGGAACGGTCTTGAGGATTATTACACTCATATCGCGCAAGAACca GATCCACTATATAACGAATACAGAGGCTTCGATATGAGGCGAAATCTGACAGTGGCATGGGACACTGCAGGAAAATACGCTACCGATCTGTTCACAAACGAAGCTGTGCGACTGATTAACGAACACAATACTGAATGTCCAATGTTTCTATACCTGGCTCACTTGGCCGTCCATAAGGGCAATGAAAATCAACTACTACGAGCACCGGACGAAGAAATCGCCAAATTTTCATACATTCTCGACCCGGAAAGAAGAATCCAAGCAG CCGTTGTATCGAAATTGGACCAAAGCGTCGGCGATGTGATGGACGCACTGCGAAGTCGCGGTATGTTGGAAAATAGCATAGTAATCTTCATGAGCGATAACGGTGCACCAACCAACGGTGTACTGAGCAATCAAGGCAGCAATTACCCTCTTCGTGGT ATAAAGAACAGTCCATGGGAAGGTGGAACGAGAGGAGTCGCAGCTATCTGGAGTCCCCTGATTAGAAAATCTAAAAGAGTGTCGAATCAAATGATGTTCATGTCCGATTGGCTACCTACGCTTCTATCTGCAGCAG GAGTGGACAGGATACAACTCGGAAACATCGATGGATTCGATCTCTGGCCATCCTTGGTGTCGGACAAAATCAGTCCCAGATCCGAAATAGTTATCAACATCGATGACCTCGCTGATTATGTTGCTATTAGACGAGgcgattttaaatatatcattgGTCGGACTGAAACTGGTATCGCCTGGCTTGGGGCAAGTGGAGACTCATCCGAGGGCGTTTCCCCTCGATACGATCCTTACAAAGTGTTGTACAGCAAAACTGGTGTCGCTATTTCTGGTATTATTACCGCTAAACAAGCGATGGAactaaacgaaaagaaaaaagaaaacataagAATCGTGTACGATACTTCTTCAAAAACCAATTTTCAAGAGGAGATACTTACCAGCGAGGACATTATCAAAATGCGAACAAAAGCACaaataaagtgtaacgttacaGAGAGAGATAAG aTCCCTTGCGAGCCAATGATAGCACCATGTCtctttaatataaaacaggaTCCTTGCGAAATGGTGAATCTTGCTGAGAGAAATCCTGTGATTTTAGCTATATTTCAAACGATTCTTATTAGGCACAGATTAACCATGATACCTCCTAGTAATTTGGATGGAGATCCCAGATCGGATCCATCGCTTTGGAATAACACCTGGACCAGTTGGGCCGAACCTAATCCATTAATGCTCGcttataagaatattaagcAGCCTGAATATTACGCCGATCGGACGATCGCAGTAATGTCTATCATTTGTTGTTTTTTCGTCATTGGAGCAATCATTGCTTTTAACTATAAGAAAACTAATTCGAACAACTTGCGGAATCCTGAATATCAGAATTATCATGAAGGAGTCACTTGTACTATAGATAACAGCGAAGTAACATTTTCTAGTGTTGTACCAGATACAAGACGAAATGATACACCTAGACACGAAGATATAAATTGA